One genomic window of Sphingobacterium oryzagri includes the following:
- a CDS encoding chemotaxis protein CheB — MENKDINHIIVIGASAGGLSAVESLLSSVPATIDAALFIVIHLSKNARQDNILSILKRQSNWPLQIPKNGTIVTRGVAYLAPIDCHMMLSDGHIMVSGGAMENHYRPSIDVLFRTAAATYSSCVIGIILSGLLDDGVSGMSAIKSAGGVCIVQDPDEADYAEMAVNVLKQTDVDYQVPLSDIAYILADISSRGDCDPAAIPDQLRKEADITIRRATNYADTDKLGSPTMFTCPDCGGMLTKIEGETTARYRCYTGHVFSEQFLEEQYLLKTEETLWVAMRMMEERRNFLGSLERKFGTQGPTAKERKERVIELEKHITHLKVMLANFGTPISLRGNSD; from the coding sequence ATGGAAAATAAAGACATCAACCATATCATTGTTATCGGAGCTTCGGCAGGCGGTCTGTCGGCCGTCGAAAGTCTTTTATCATCCGTTCCCGCAACTATCGATGCCGCGCTGTTTATTGTTATTCATCTCAGTAAAAATGCAAGGCAAGACAATATTCTTTCTATTCTTAAAAGACAAAGCAACTGGCCACTGCAAATTCCGAAAAACGGAACGATAGTAACGCGTGGCGTCGCTTATCTGGCGCCGATAGACTGCCACATGATGCTCAGCGATGGACATATTATGGTTTCTGGCGGCGCTATGGAAAACCATTACCGCCCATCAATCGATGTACTTTTTCGAACGGCGGCCGCTACCTACAGTTCTTGTGTGATCGGCATTATCTTATCCGGTCTTCTAGACGATGGTGTCTCGGGCATGTCGGCAATTAAAAGTGCTGGCGGTGTTTGCATTGTACAAGATCCAGATGAAGCGGATTATGCGGAAATGGCCGTCAATGTATTAAAACAGACCGATGTAGATTATCAAGTACCGTTAAGCGACATCGCGTATATCTTAGCTGATATTTCGTCACGTGGCGATTGCGATCCGGCCGCTATCCCCGATCAGTTGCGGAAAGAAGCGGATATCACGATACGCAGAGCGACGAACTATGCGGATACCGATAAATTGGGATCGCCGACCATGTTTACCTGTCCCGATTGTGGCGGTATGCTTACCAAGATAGAGGGCGAGACCACGGCGCGCTATCGTTGTTACACCGGACATGTTTTTTCTGAACAGTTTTTAGAAGAACAATATCTTCTAAAAACTGAAGAAACCCTTTGGGTAGCTATGCGGATGATGGAAGAGCGCCGAAACTTTTTGGGAAGTCTCGAACGGAAATTCGGCACACAGGGGCCAACGGCAAAGGAACGAAAAGAACGTGTAATCGAGCTGGAAAAACATATCACACATCTTAAAGTGATGTTGGCCAACTTTGGAACGCCTATATCCCTTCGTGGAAACAGCGACTAG
- a CDS encoding CheR family methyltransferase — MKSKEINDTAKEQKANDNIEQPTAYNALFPIVGIGGGKGSLTALEQFFKHMPAQSGMGFVFVFHQDAADMPDFVNLIKSYTTIPVVEAQDGVIVQPDHIYVSPCGVDTGIHQGKLLLFQPAADRSTQMCIDHFFQSLAEDQGKRAVGIVLSGCGVDGETGIRMIKEQFGLTLAQEPLTAELPNMPIASVKTQMVDYILPVDEMPRKLVQYLSHPALLFSEDDGEVQDQADNSIYIQKILLLLRSNTGHDFSLYKTNTIFRRIDRRIAFHRLQHYEDYVNYLRENPTEIETLLNELLIGVTKFFRDRKAFDVLKKQIHSLLTHKKQDEPIRIWIAGCSTGEEAYSIAILVSEFLEASKQKRKPRVQIFATDLDANAIEHARSGFYSGNIASELTAWQLERFFIKKSDGYVVKKEIRELIVFAQHNLVKDAPFTRLDMLCCRNVMIYLTAELQKKILPIFHYSLLSGGILFLGPAESVGTFHEMFDVLDSKWKIFKRKEGISTVGKFLDFPFHVGNNDKVTAAKKNPPRKINPLAEDFNHLLLEKHTPASLLLNDRGEILYVNGQTNRYIQLQAGEAVMNIHRMIREELKYVLGNALHQASSSKQRVEVKDVKIKEGSALHLVSFAVDYLEESSLHGLLMVSFSEQYAHEQTKEANAKANISEAAIDDLQKELIYTKQQLHQTIEQMEISLEELKSTNEELQSTNEELQSTNEEALTTREEMQTLNEQLMTVNLQYQKKAEELTVLQNDLKNLHDSTEDGTVFLDVQLHILRYTPQAGKLLRITLEDIGSSAVSFLAKFGLSDLPVLINTVIETLHTKTIELQHQDGDWYAVRIAAYRTLDNFISGVVLTFSNITREKKLGLRYAALSGFTQKVIDADGAAVALLYPNKQLLAYNHAFQRLFPLVKAENLELSFDEIVQRTWDAENISERLATMGKVDEEINIAYRKNGTDNKFLVSVERIFIDGADQIIMYVKFEQK; from the coding sequence ATGAAGAGCAAAGAGATTAACGACACCGCCAAAGAGCAAAAAGCGAATGATAATATAGAGCAGCCGACCGCGTACAACGCATTGTTTCCAATTGTGGGAATTGGCGGAGGCAAAGGTTCTTTAACGGCCTTAGAGCAATTTTTTAAGCATATGCCTGCGCAATCTGGGATGGGTTTCGTTTTTGTATTCCATCAAGATGCTGCGGATATGCCTGATTTTGTAAATCTCATCAAGTCGTACACTACCATTCCGGTGGTCGAGGCGCAAGACGGCGTTATTGTGCAGCCAGATCATATTTATGTGTCGCCCTGTGGCGTTGATACGGGCATACATCAAGGTAAACTTTTGTTGTTTCAGCCTGCAGCCGACAGAAGCACACAAATGTGTATCGATCATTTTTTTCAAAGCTTAGCTGAAGATCAGGGAAAACGTGCGGTAGGCATTGTCTTATCTGGTTGTGGCGTAGATGGCGAAACGGGTATTCGGATGATTAAAGAGCAATTTGGACTCACGTTGGCGCAGGAACCATTGACTGCGGAATTACCAAATATGCCTATTGCATCGGTAAAAACGCAAATGGTGGATTATATTTTGCCTGTTGATGAGATGCCGCGAAAACTCGTGCAGTACCTCAGTCATCCGGCCTTGCTTTTTTCGGAGGATGATGGTGAAGTTCAAGATCAAGCGGATAATAGTATTTACATTCAGAAGATTTTGCTTCTGTTGCGCTCCAACACGGGGCATGACTTTAGCCTTTACAAGACAAACACCATCTTTCGTCGTATAGACAGACGTATTGCGTTTCATCGGTTGCAGCATTACGAAGATTATGTCAATTATTTACGGGAAAATCCCACAGAGATCGAAACCCTCCTAAATGAATTGTTGATTGGCGTGACCAAATTTTTTCGCGATAGAAAAGCGTTTGATGTGCTGAAAAAGCAAATTCACAGTCTGCTCACGCATAAAAAACAAGATGAGCCTATCCGCATTTGGATTGCGGGTTGTTCTACTGGCGAGGAGGCCTACTCGATCGCCATTTTAGTGAGCGAATTTTTAGAAGCCAGCAAGCAAAAGCGCAAACCGCGGGTGCAAATTTTTGCTACAGACCTGGATGCCAACGCGATTGAACATGCGCGTTCAGGCTTCTACTCGGGCAATATTGCGTCTGAACTGACAGCATGGCAATTGGAGCGCTTTTTCATAAAAAAGAGCGACGGCTATGTGGTAAAAAAGGAAATCCGTGAATTGATTGTGTTTGCACAACACAACCTGGTTAAAGATGCTCCCTTTACACGCCTTGATATGTTGTGCTGCCGAAATGTTATGATTTACCTGACGGCTGAACTCCAAAAGAAAATATTACCCATATTTCATTATTCGCTGCTTTCTGGCGGTATTCTATTCTTGGGGCCTGCGGAATCTGTGGGTACTTTCCACGAGATGTTTGATGTGTTAGATTCCAAATGGAAAATTTTCAAACGAAAAGAAGGAATTTCCACCGTGGGCAAGTTTCTCGATTTTCCATTTCATGTCGGCAATAACGACAAAGTAACTGCGGCGAAAAAAAATCCGCCACGCAAGATAAATCCACTGGCAGAAGATTTTAATCACTTGCTGCTGGAAAAGCATACCCCGGCATCGCTGTTGTTAAACGATCGAGGCGAGATTTTGTATGTGAATGGTCAAACAAATCGTTATATCCAGTTGCAGGCTGGCGAGGCGGTTATGAATATCCACCGCATGATCAGGGAGGAGTTGAAGTATGTGCTTGGTAATGCACTGCATCAGGCCAGTTCGAGCAAGCAGCGCGTAGAAGTGAAAGACGTGAAGATCAAAGAGGGCTCCGCCTTACATCTGGTCAGCTTTGCGGTAGATTATCTAGAGGAATCCAGTTTGCATGGCTTGCTTATGGTTAGTTTTTCAGAGCAATATGCGCATGAGCAAACGAAAGAAGCAAACGCGAAAGCCAATATCAGCGAAGCGGCTATCGACGACTTACAAAAGGAACTGATCTATACCAAGCAGCAGCTTCACCAGACTATTGAACAAATGGAGATCTCGCTGGAAGAGTTAAAATCGACCAATGAGGAGCTGCAAAGTACGAACGAAGAACTGCAAAGCACCAACGAGGAAGCACTTACCACGCGTGAAGAAATGCAGACGCTGAATGAACAGTTAATGACGGTAAACCTGCAATATCAAAAGAAAGCGGAGGAATTGACGGTGTTGCAGAACGATCTTAAAAATCTGCACGATAGTACAGAAGATGGTACGGTGTTTCTGGATGTCCAGTTGCACATCCTGCGTTATACGCCACAAGCTGGAAAATTATTGCGCATAACGCTTGAAGATATTGGTAGCTCGGCCGTTAGCTTTTTAGCAAAATTCGGGCTTTCTGATCTTCCGGTGCTAATCAATACGGTTATCGAAACCTTACATACCAAAACGATAGAGCTGCAACATCAGGACGGCGATTGGTATGCCGTGCGTATCGCCGCCTATCGCACACTGGATAATTTCATCAGCGGTGTCGTGCTTACTTTTAGCAATATCACTCGCGAAAAAAAACTGGGTTTGCGCTATGCCGCCTTATCCGGCTTTACGCAGAAAGTTATCGACGCTGATGGCGCGGCTGTTGCGTTGCTTTATCCGAATAAGCAACTGTTGGCTTACAATCATGCTTTCCAACGACTTTTTCCGCTCGTTAAAGCAGAAAACCTGGAACTTTCTTTCGATGAGATTGTTCAACGTACGTGGGATGCTGAAAACATCTCCGAACGACTAGCAACTATGGGTAAAGTAGATGAAGAAATAAACATCGCGTATCGCAAAAATGGAACAGATAACAAGTTTTTAGTATCTGTAGAGCGTATTTTTATCGATGGGGCTGACCAAATTATTATGTATGTAAAGTTTGAACAGAAATGA
- the rpiA gene encoding ribose 5-phosphate isomerase A, with protein sequence MPDLKKKVATAALAYIKPRQVIGLGAGSTINHLINGIQQAISFQSTLTFVTPCAETERQLVRHGLVCINSDNLAKIDLYFDSCDQVDAQLNALKSGGGIHANEKICAAMADDFYLLVDRSKLVATLSNDFPLCIEVLPKALCWLVEQIERRYEAYGAKVAIRESPKSTGPIRTDNGNFLADVFFQRLPELAVLNTEIKQFPGLVEHSLFYQLATHMLVADEDTVQLLPAK encoded by the coding sequence ATGCCTGATTTAAAAAAGAAAGTGGCAACTGCTGCCCTAGCCTACATCAAACCTCGGCAAGTGATCGGCCTTGGTGCCGGCTCGACAATCAATCATTTGATCAATGGTATTCAACAAGCGATTTCATTTCAATCTACCCTAACGTTTGTCACGCCCTGTGCTGAGACAGAACGGCAACTTGTACGGCATGGCCTTGTTTGCATAAACAGCGACAATCTGGCAAAGATTGATCTTTATTTTGACAGTTGCGATCAGGTGGATGCACAGCTGAATGCGTTAAAAAGTGGCGGCGGCATACATGCCAACGAAAAAATATGCGCGGCCATGGCCGATGATTTTTATTTGCTGGTAGATCGATCGAAACTTGTGGCCACGCTTTCTAACGACTTTCCATTGTGCATAGAAGTGCTGCCGAAGGCGCTGTGTTGGCTCGTTGAACAAATTGAGCGGCGCTATGAAGCCTATGGCGCGAAAGTCGCGATACGCGAGAGTCCTAAATCTACAGGCCCAATCAGAACCGATAACGGAAATTTTTTAGCCGACGTTTTTTTTCAACGTTTGCCGGAATTGGCGGTGTTAAATACCGAAATCAAACAGTTTCCTGGTTTGGTGGAGCATTCACTATTTTATCAATTGGCGACGCATATGCTTGTTGCCGACGAAGATACGGTACAGCTGCTGCCTGCTAAGTGA
- a CDS encoding redox-active disulfide protein 2, whose product MAKDQPLAEMSTDELIKNQKRITFMTSILGGMLILLLGLTIQTWINNGRSPLIAVPFALAPIVVINIKKINAIKQELKSRGI is encoded by the coding sequence ATGGCAAAAGACCAACCATTGGCCGAGATGAGTACAGACGAATTGATAAAAAATCAAAAACGCATTACGTTTATGACAAGTATTTTAGGCGGCATGCTGATTTTATTACTTGGGCTAACGATTCAAACGTGGATAAACAACGGACGTAGCCCGCTGATTGCCGTTCCCTTTGCGCTCGCCCCCATTGTGGTGATAAACATCAAAAAGATCAATGCAATCAAGCAAGAGTTAAAGTCGCGCGGTATTTAA
- a CDS encoding GH1 family beta-glucosidase produces MHFSKEAFGDDFVWGVSTAAYQIEGAHLHDGKAPSIWDIFVQKKNKIFQNHKGDIACDFYNRYIDDLELMHRLNIRNYRFSIAWSRIIPNGVGEINQAGVDFYNRLIDLSLSLGITPWVTLYHWDLPHALELKGGWLNRDVKEWFADYVAVCVQLFADRVKHWMVLNEPTVFTAAGYFFGVHAPGKKGLDNFLAAAHHAALAQAHGGRVIKSWQADSVVGSTFSCSHVEQFSSRPKDIFAAKKADALLNRLFIEPLLGLGYPTAEIKVLNRIEKYMRQNDLADLKFDMDFIGLQNYTREIIRYAMFVPFLQAKIVSAKERKVEMTAMNWEVYPESIYHILKKFAAYENMPPLIITENGAAFPDLKEDDRVHDPKRLQYLQDAIGQVLRAKQEGVPVKGYFVWTFLDNFEWAEGYYPRFGLVHVDFENQERTVKSSGEWYANFLKA; encoded by the coding sequence ATGCATTTTTCCAAGGAAGCCTTTGGCGATGATTTCGTCTGGGGCGTTTCTACTGCTGCATATCAAATCGAAGGAGCGCATTTACACGATGGTAAGGCGCCATCTATATGGGACATCTTCGTGCAGAAAAAAAATAAAATTTTCCAAAATCATAAAGGCGATATTGCTTGCGATTTTTACAATCGTTACATCGATGATCTGGAATTGATGCATCGCCTGAATATCCGTAATTATAGATTTTCTATTGCCTGGAGTCGTATCATTCCCAATGGCGTGGGCGAAATAAACCAAGCCGGTGTAGATTTTTATAACCGACTAATCGACCTTTCCTTATCGCTAGGTATTACGCCTTGGGTTACATTATATCACTGGGATCTTCCGCACGCACTTGAGTTGAAGGGCGGATGGCTAAATCGTGATGTAAAAGAGTGGTTTGCCGATTACGTGGCTGTCTGTGTGCAGCTATTTGCTGATCGTGTCAAGCATTGGATGGTCTTAAACGAACCAACGGTATTTACAGCGGCGGGCTATTTTTTTGGTGTGCACGCGCCCGGAAAAAAAGGATTGGATAATTTTCTTGCGGCGGCGCATCACGCGGCTTTAGCCCAGGCGCATGGTGGCCGCGTTATCAAATCATGGCAAGCCGACAGTGTTGTGGGCAGCACATTTTCCTGTTCACACGTTGAGCAGTTTTCAAGCCGGCCAAAAGATATTTTTGCCGCTAAAAAGGCAGATGCCTTGCTCAATAGATTATTTATCGAGCCGCTGTTAGGCTTAGGCTATCCAACAGCCGAAATAAAGGTGTTAAATCGTATCGAAAAGTATATGCGCCAAAATGATCTGGCTGATTTGAAATTTGACATGGACTTTATTGGCTTGCAAAACTATACACGTGAAATCATTCGATACGCGATGTTTGTTCCGTTTTTACAGGCTAAGATCGTGAGCGCAAAAGAACGAAAGGTGGAGATGACGGCAATGAATTGGGAAGTTTATCCGGAATCGATTTATCATATCTTGAAAAAGTTTGCTGCTTACGAGAATATGCCTCCGCTTATCATCACCGAAAATGGCGCGGCATTTCCAGATTTAAAAGAGGATGATCGCGTGCATGACCCGAAAAGATTACAGTATTTACAAGATGCTATCGGGCAAGTATTGCGCGCCAAGCAGGAAGGTGTGCCGGTTAAAGGATATTTCGTTTGGACCTTTCTTGATAATTTTGAATGGGCTGAAGGCTATTATCCACGATTTGGTTTAGTTCACGTAGATTTTGAGAACCAGGAGCGTACAGTCAAATCTTCCGGCGAATGGTACGCTAATTTTTTGAAAGCATAG
- a CDS encoding PAS domain-containing sensor histidine kinase, whose translation MIDNRTLTKKIQQLEAENGELKDRVEELSDFIENGALPLHWVDSSGIITWANQAELNTLGYRADEYIGHSITKFHADKAVIEDILSRLLNNETLTNYPARLLCKDGTIKYVLINSNVLHKGGEFVHTRCFTRDVTAIVEEQFKRNELLQEYELSEARLKMAIEAANLGIWEWNKKNNQVFWSAESKKILGLQEEDLTLAGVDRFLNAIAPEDRARVERELDLAMADGSEHRYDVTYRIRRIDNQELRWIRCQGLVEFDSYDRAKSITGTMLDVTDAKQADIKRAELAAIIDSSYDAVVGKSLEGIISSWNNSAQRMFGFEASEMIGESILKIYPEDLLQEKSIFMERVKAGERVEQYETKLLTKDGRLLDVSLTLSPIHDSEGNFIGVSKIARDITEKKREEQRKNDFVSMVSHELKTPLSTIMTYAQLLSKRAADEPKDFVLQAATKIDHQAKKMKALIKDFLELAKMDDGKTSLHTETFNLNTLITEVLADISPLTRRYTVELHMPEAVNLRADREKIGQVLINLISNATKYAPDSEKIKVGFTKSEGKVTIFVQDFGIGISETDQKRLFERFYRVDNPPGYHVAGFGIGLYIVSEILNDHGSRIQVESTLGKGSLFYFELNTEN comes from the coding sequence ATGATAGACAACAGGACGCTTACTAAAAAGATACAACAGCTTGAAGCCGAAAATGGAGAGTTGAAAGATAGGGTAGAAGAACTATCAGATTTTATCGAAAATGGAGCTTTGCCGCTACATTGGGTAGATTCTAGCGGCATTATTACGTGGGCAAACCAAGCCGAACTAAACACGTTAGGCTATCGCGCCGATGAGTACATTGGCCACTCTATTACCAAGTTTCATGCCGACAAAGCGGTTATCGAAGATATTTTAAGTCGTTTGTTAAATAATGAAACACTTACTAATTACCCAGCCAGGCTATTATGTAAAGACGGCACAATCAAGTATGTGTTGATCAATTCGAATGTATTGCATAAAGGCGGTGAATTTGTGCACACGCGTTGTTTCACACGTGATGTCACGGCGATCGTCGAAGAGCAATTTAAGCGAAATGAATTATTACAAGAATATGAATTGAGTGAGGCTCGCTTGAAGATGGCTATTGAGGCAGCAAATTTGGGAATTTGGGAATGGAATAAAAAGAATAATCAGGTTTTTTGGTCTGCAGAGAGCAAAAAGATACTTGGACTGCAGGAAGAAGATTTAACATTGGCGGGCGTAGATCGGTTTTTAAACGCTATTGCTCCCGAAGATCGCGCGCGGGTAGAGCGGGAGTTGGATTTGGCGATGGCTGATGGTTCCGAACATCGCTATGATGTGACCTATCGTATACGCAGGATAGATAACCAGGAATTGCGTTGGATTCGCTGCCAGGGATTGGTGGAATTTGATTCGTACGACCGGGCGAAATCAATCACCGGCACGATGCTGGATGTGACCGACGCTAAACAGGCAGATATTAAACGCGCAGAGCTGGCGGCCATAATCGACTCCTCTTATGATGCTGTTGTCGGAAAATCGCTGGAAGGCATCATTTCTAGCTGGAATAATTCTGCACAGCGCATGTTTGGGTTTGAAGCGTCCGAAATGATCGGGGAATCTATTCTGAAAATCTATCCGGAAGATCTTTTGCAGGAGAAAAGCATTTTTATGGAGCGGGTTAAAGCCGGCGAGCGTGTCGAGCAATACGAAACAAAACTGTTGACGAAGGACGGGCGGCTCCTGGATGTTTCGCTAACGTTGTCGCCGATACACGATTCGGAAGGTAACTTTATCGGCGTATCCAAGATTGCACGAGATATCACGGAAAAAAAACGAGAAGAGCAGCGGAAAAATGATTTTGTCTCGATGGTGAGCCATGAGTTGAAAACACCGCTAAGCACCATTATGACCTACGCGCAATTGCTTAGTAAGCGGGCAGCAGACGAACCGAAAGACTTCGTTTTGCAAGCAGCCACTAAAATAGATCATCAAGCAAAGAAGATGAAGGCGCTCATCAAAGATTTCTTAGAGTTAGCAAAAATGGATGATGGCAAAACAAGTTTACATACGGAAACGTTTAATTTGAACACGCTGATAACGGAGGTACTTGCCGATATCAGCCCATTAACAAGGCGCTATACTGTTGAACTGCACATGCCGGAGGCGGTTAACTTACGAGCCGATCGGGAAAAGATTGGGCAAGTTTTAATAAATTTAATCAGCAACGCCACAAAATATGCGCCTGATAGCGAAAAAATAAAAGTAGGATTTACCAAATCGGAAGGCAAAGTGACCATTTTTGTACAAGATTTTGGTATCGGCATCAGCGAAACCGATCAAAAACGCCTTTTTGAACGCTTTTATCGGGTGGATAATCCGCCGGGTTACCATGTTGCTGGCTTTGGAATCGGACTTTATATCGTGTCCGAAATTCTTAATGATCACGGTAGCCGCATACAAGTCGAAAGCACGCTGGGCAAAGGTTCTTTATTTTATTTCGAACTTAACACCGAAAACTAA
- a CDS encoding PAS domain-containing sensor histidine kinase, which produces MIEKRPDDKADKKQFSVLREKAEQLLLSDPARLPKEGEVGVLLDELEVYELELQMQNEELRRSQELLERERAKFASLFDAAPVAYLVIDQTGVITSVNQRALDLLGVQFSGEVLGKNFSMFIAVDSHQRYYALLNEVAQFNSQAQRELRMLSSQQTDLFFQIDAVCHHHEGSDEPHYFMTLTDITPIRLAQNNLQETTDRFAQTLQASQTGTWMVNLSSQRIYFDEYAAQILHLPSEQTNIPITELAQLVIAEDRAKLDLLYEAHAPFSEIDMELRCAISPDERITLLIKGKQVQLPDNKEYLSGVLVDITARTRYQAHEEEKRKAQDRLIRRKSIEAQEKERERISAVLHDSVCQTLFGIRFNLSHLGLENSNLSGVAQVQQLIDQAIEELRSLSHELNPSILRDFGFVAGLDDMVKRLSSFGFQVKTNVSKLADKLPTEIQLYLFRIIQELLNNVIHHSGSNKADVSLTIENKTIALRVRDYGEGIRRELEDVAKRGTGLRTIISRVNLLSGTIELDYHKGARFRVCIPIKT; this is translated from the coding sequence ATGATCGAGAAAAGACCTGATGATAAGGCAGATAAAAAACAGTTCAGTGTGCTAAGAGAAAAAGCCGAACAGCTTTTATTGAGCGATCCCGCTCGATTGCCAAAAGAAGGCGAAGTGGGCGTATTACTCGATGAGCTCGAGGTTTACGAACTGGAACTACAAATGCAAAACGAAGAGCTTAGACGTTCGCAAGAACTGTTGGAGCGCGAACGCGCTAAATTTGCTTCGCTCTTTGACGCGGCTCCGGTTGCCTACCTGGTTATTGACCAGACAGGCGTAATTACGTCGGTCAATCAACGTGCCCTTGATTTATTGGGCGTTCAGTTTTCTGGAGAAGTGCTTGGCAAGAACTTCTCGATGTTTATCGCAGTAGATTCTCATCAGCGTTACTATGCCTTATTAAACGAAGTCGCTCAGTTTAATTCCCAAGCGCAACGAGAACTTAGAATGCTCTCTTCACAACAAACGGATTTATTTTTTCAAATTGATGCGGTTTGCCACCATCATGAAGGGAGTGATGAGCCGCATTATTTTATGACCCTTACCGATATTACGCCTATACGGCTTGCGCAAAATAATTTGCAGGAAACGACAGACCGGTTCGCACAGACCTTGCAAGCGTCCCAGACAGGAACCTGGATGGTCAATCTATCCAGTCAACGTATTTATTTTGACGAATATGCGGCGCAGATATTGCACTTGCCCAGCGAGCAAACCAATATTCCGATCACCGAACTGGCACAGCTCGTGATTGCAGAAGATCGTGCTAAACTGGATCTGCTTTATGAAGCGCATGCGCCCTTTTCAGAAATTGATATGGAACTTCGTTGTGCAATTTCACCCGACGAACGAATTACCTTATTGATTAAAGGTAAACAAGTGCAGCTGCCCGATAATAAAGAATATCTATCTGGCGTATTGGTCGATATTACAGCCAGAACACGCTATCAAGCGCACGAAGAAGAGAAGCGCAAGGCACAAGATCGTTTAATTCGTCGTAAATCTATTGAGGCGCAAGAGAAAGAGCGTGAAAGGATTAGTGCGGTACTGCATGACAGTGTTTGCCAAACGTTGTTTGGTATACGGTTTAATCTGAGTCACCTGGGATTAGAAAACAGTAATTTATCTGGCGTTGCGCAAGTTCAGCAACTTATCGATCAGGCGATTGAAGAGTTACGTAGTTTATCGCACGAATTAAACCCTTCTATCCTGCGTGACTTCGGGTTCGTAGCCGGTTTAGACGATATGGTTAAGCGGCTTTCCAGTTTCGGCTTTCAGGTTAAGACCAATGTTTCTAAATTGGCGGATAAATTGCCTACTGAAATACAGCTTTATCTTTTCCGTATCATTCAGGAATTGCTTAATAATGTGATTCATCACTCTGGTTCGAACAAAGCGGATGTTTCGTTGACTATCGAAAATAAAACTATTGCACTCCGTGTGCGCGATTATGGTGAAGGTATACGGCGCGAGTTAGAAGATGTTGCTAAACGCGGCACAGGCTTGCGTACGATTATTAGTCGTGTCAATCTGCTCTCCGGAACGATCGAACTCGATTACCACAAAGGCGCTCGCTTCCGTGTCTGTATTCCAATAAAAACTTAG